The Pimelobacter simplex genomic sequence ACATCGGTGCGACCAACGGCGAGGCCGCCGAGGCCGCCCGCCAGGCGGTCAACGCGATCGCCAACCCGACCATGCCCGAGGTCGGCGAGCGCTACCTCGGCACGGTCGTGAAGATCACCAACTTCGGTGCCTTCATCGCGCTGATGCCGGGCAAGGACGGGCTGCTGCACATCACCAAGCTGCGCGCCCTGGCCGGTGGCAAGCGGATCGAGAACGTCGAGGACGTCGTCTCGGTCGGCCAGAAGCTCCAGGTCGAGATCGCCGAGATCGACGACCGCGGCAAGCTCTCGCTGGTTCCCGTGGTCGAGGAGGCCGCTTCCGACGAGGCGCCGGCCGAGGCGACCGAGGCCGGGGAGTCCGACGAGGCGTGAGCACCACCCGCACCACGACGGCCGGTCAGCGTTCCGCTGACCGGCCGTCGGCCGTTCCCCGGGCCTCCACCCGCACCCTGGAGACCGTTCGCGACGAGACCGGTCAGGTCACCTCGCTGGTCCGCCGCACCCAGCTCGCCTCGGGCCTGCGGATCGTGACCGAGCAGATGGCCGGCGCCCGATCGGCGTCCATCGGCGTCTGGGTCGGTGTCGGCTCGCGCGACGAGACCGCCAAGACCCACGGCGCCTCGCACTTCCTCGAGCACCTGTTGTTCAAGGGGACCACCGAGCGCACCGCGCTCGACATCTCGATCGAGCTCGACGCGGTCGGCGGTGAGTTCAACGCCTTCACCGCCAAGGAGTACACCTGCTTCCACGCGCGGGTGCTCTCCGACGACCTGCCGCTCGCGGTCGACGTCCTGGGCGACATGATCACCGGCTCGGTGATCGCCACCCACGACGTGGACGCCGAGCGCGACGTCATCCTCGACGAGATCGCCATGCACGACGACGACCCCGACGACGTCGTCCAGAACCTGCTGGCCGCCCTCGCCTGGGGCGAGGACAGCGCGCTGGGCCGCCCGATCGCGGGCACCGACGCCTCGATCGAGGCGATGACCCCAGCCCAGATCAAGCGGTTCTACCGCCGTCACTACGTGCCGGCCAACACCGTCATCTCCGTGGCCGGCGCGGTCGACCACACGGCCGTCGTCCGGGCGGTGAAGAAGGCGTTCGCCCGCCACGACTGGCTCGACACCGTCGCGGCGCCCGTCGCTCCGCGCGGCGCCGCGCCGCGCCGTCGTACCCGGGTGGGGGCGGGGGAGGGTCACGTGACCCGGCCCTTCGAGCAGGTCAACCTGGTCCTCGGCTGCGAGGGCCTGACCCGCGACGACGAGCGGCGCTACGCCCTCGGCGTGCTCAACACCGCACTCGGCGGCGGTACGTCGAGCCGGCTCTTCCAGGAGGTCCGCGAGCACCGTGGCCTGGCCTACTCGGTCTACTCCTTCGCCGCCCACTACGCCGACTCGGGCCTGGTCGGCGTCGCCGTCGGCTGCCTGCCCGACCGCACCGAGGAGGTGCTGGCCGTGGTCCGCGAGCAGCTCGCGCTCATCGCGGCCGAGGGCATCACCGACGAGGAGCTCACCCGCGGCAAGGGTCAGCTCGTCGGCGGCATGATCCTGGGCCTGGAGGACTCCGGCTCCCGGATGATGCGCCTGGGCAAGAACGAGCTCGTCAACGGCGAGGTGCTCGGCATCGACGACGTGATCGCCCGGATCGAGGGCGTCACCCTGGACCAGGTCCGCGAGGTCGCCGCCGAGGTCTTCGGCCGGCCCGAGCTGCTCGCGCTCGTCGGGCCGGCCTGAAACCTCAGCGGTCGGTGGTCTCGAGCTCGGGCTCGGGATCGACCACCGTGGGCTCCTCCGGCACGGGCTCGCTCGCCTCGACGGTGAGCGCGAAGTCGTCGCCGTGCTCGGTGACGCCGGTGATCACCGCCTGCTCGATCGCCTCGGCGCCATAGCGCTGCCGTACGACGAGCGGGTCGTGGCGCAGCTCCTTCATCAGCGAGACCGTCAGCCCGATCATGATCAGGACGAACGGCAGCGCCGCGACGATGGTGATCGTCTGGAGGCCCTGGAGCGCGTCCTCACCGCCCGCGAGCAGCATCACCGCCGCGACGGCG encodes the following:
- a CDS encoding M16 family metallopeptidase, producing MSTTRTTTAGQRSADRPSAVPRASTRTLETVRDETGQVTSLVRRTQLASGLRIVTEQMAGARSASIGVWVGVGSRDETAKTHGASHFLEHLLFKGTTERTALDISIELDAVGGEFNAFTAKEYTCFHARVLSDDLPLAVDVLGDMITGSVIATHDVDAERDVILDEIAMHDDDPDDVVQNLLAALAWGEDSALGRPIAGTDASIEAMTPAQIKRFYRRHYVPANTVISVAGAVDHTAVVRAVKKAFARHDWLDTVAAPVAPRGAAPRRRTRVGAGEGHVTRPFEQVNLVLGCEGLTRDDERRYALGVLNTALGGGTSSRLFQEVREHRGLAYSVYSFAAHYADSGLVGVAVGCLPDRTEEVLAVVREQLALIAAEGITDEELTRGKGQLVGGMILGLEDSGSRMMRLGKNELVNGEVLGIDDVIARIEGVTLDQVREVAAEVFGRPELLALVGPA